The sequence below is a genomic window from Nocardia fluminea.
CAGCCCCGTCCCGCCGTGGCGGTCGTCTGGAAGAAGAACGGCGGACGAATCGGCGTCTAGCCGAGTCCCGATCCGCTGATGAAACCGCTACTCGGCTGGGCGAGTGGCGGTTTCGTCATGTCAGCTGCTGCCGAACAGTCCTGACATGTTGGCGAACTGGGCGAGGTCGCCTTGCGCGCCGCTGTAGATGTTGACGTCGGTGCCTCCGCTGATGCCGGGGACCGCGCCTCGGTCGGTGGTCTGCCAGAAGGTCCAGGTGGGCCAGTTGCCGGGAACCTCGGGCTGGTCGTTGCCGCTGTAGTCGGCGATCCAGAGGGGATAGCCGGTGAAAGCGCTGGTGTCGGCCATCGCGGTCTTCCAGAAGTGGGGGTAGGTGTAGATGACGGGTGTGCGCCCGGTGAGAGTGCGCACCGTGTTGAGATAGCGGTGCGTCCAGTCGATGAGGGCGGCGGGGGCCAGGCCACCCGCGGTTTCCAGGTCGAGCACCGGGGGAAGATCGAGGGGCCCGTTCTGGCCGAGGACCGTCGCCGCGTACATCGCGGCCTGCGGTTCGGGCGGCAGTTCGGGGCGGGCGAAATGGTAGGTCCCGCGCGCCACCCCGGCGGTCCGCATCAGGATGCTGTCCTGGACGAAGAACGGGTTGATGTAGTGCAACCCTTCGGTGGCCTTCACCATCGCGAACTGATGTCCGGCCGCGCGTACCGCGTGCCAGTCGATCATCCGGCCGTCCACATGCTGCCAGGACGACACATCCGGCCCGCTGGGCTGCGCCTGCGCGGTAGCGGGTAGCGCGCAGGCCAGGGCGATGAGCGCGACACAACCACGAACCGTCGAACTCCAGCGTTTGGTGTCCATGGCCGTCGACCGTAGTGACTTGTTTCTGGTGTGACCAGTGGTGTTGGTGAGTGTCTGGGAATAGTTACGGAAACCCTGTCGGCCCGTGCCCGTATCTTGGTGCGGACATCGGCTGACAGGAAGTGGTGGGCATGGCGCGCAAGCGTGAGGTGCGGTTCGAGCCGGCGGTGGCGAAGCCGGGGGCGCTGCGACCCGCGGTCTCGCCCGGCGACGACCCGATCGACGAACTGACCGTGACCGACGTCGAATATCGCGACGCGGATTTCGCCGAGCGGCACGTCTCCGGGGTGAGCGCCGAGTCCTGCCTGTTCGACAGCGTTCGGTTCCCGAGCACTTTGCGGCACAGCACCCTCGCCGAATCCACGTTGCGCGTCTGCGATCTGGCCAACGTCCAGGCCGACGACTCCACGATGATCGAAACCCTGATCGAGAACGGTCGTCTCACCGGATTGTCCTGGACCGCGGGCGTTCTGCGCGATGTCCTGATCGACTCAACGCGCGCCGACCTGTCCTCCTTCGCCCAATCCCGCCTGCGCACCGTGGTGTTCCGTGACTGCGACCTACGGCAAGCCGACTTCCAGAGCACCGAGTTCCGCAACGTCCGCTTCGAACGCTGCAATCTCGTCGGCGCCCGCTTCACCGGCGCCCGCATCCAGCAGCACCTGCGCTTCGAAGACTGCGACCTCACCGGTATCTACGGCATCACCGCGCTGCGCGGCGCCACCATCAACGGCGGCGACCCACAGGGATTGGCATCGACGCTCGCCCGTGAACTCGGCATCACCGTCGAATGGCAGACCGGCCTCGACGAGAACTAGCCCAACCAGTCGAGAACCGAAGCGGCAGTCCAGGATTGCTGCATGCTGCCCAGCGGAGCGCCGGTGAACGGTTCGTAGTACTCGGCGAAACTGCCGTCACTGGCCTGGCGCAGACCTTCGGCGCGGAGCATGTAGGAGCGCTCCGCCCAGCCCCGGCGGGCGAAGGCCCAGGAGAACAGCCAGCTCATGACCGGCCAGACGGGGCCGCGCCAGTATTCGCGGGAACGGAAGTCCTTGGCGACCGGCGAGGTCGAGGGCGGAAGGGCGTAGCGCAGGTCGGGGTGGCCGCAGAAGCGCGGGCCCTCGAAGGTGTTGAGAAGGGCGCGCTCGGCGTGGCGCGGCAGACCGCCCGAGATCAGCGGGGCGAACATGGCGAGGGTTTCGGTGCTGATCCACCGCTGCAGGCGGACGTCGTAATCCTTTGCGGCCCCGGTTCGTTCGTCGGTGGTGGCGACCACGCCCTTGCGGAAGCGTTCGGCCCAGCCGTGCAGTTCGCGAACGTCGGCGTGCGGTTGCTTGTACTCCTCGCCGATATCGGCCAGCACCTCGCAGGCCAGCGCGAAGATCGCCGACACGAACACGTCCTCCACGGCGAAACTCATCACCGAGGTGAGCTGGAAATCGTCGTAGTCGGCCCGCCGCATCTGCTCGACCAGCCACAGGTAGCGGTCGTACTCACGGTCGCTGGGTCGCTGGGTGGGGTCGGAGATGATCGAGGTGTCCGCGCGGCGGTACGGCGGAAGATCCGCTCCCGGGACGACATTGGCGTAGGCGCGGTCCCAGCGCGGCGAGTTGTCCATCCCGGATTCCCAGCCGTGGTACAGCGTGATCCGCCCGTTCTCCTTGGGGTCGCGGGCGTGTGCGAGCCAGCGGTGCCAGCGCACCAGATCCGGCCAGCGGCGGTTCAGGAATTCCTCGGCGACCGCGCGGGTGGAGCGGCCGTGCCTGCGGGAGTGGTCGAGGATGCGCTGCACCGCGATGGCGTGCACCGGCGGCTGGGTGATGCCGGAGGTGTCGGGGCCGTCGGGCGCGTTCGAAGCCAGCTTGCGACATTCCCACCGCGCCGGCCCGGGAAAGTACCCGTCGACACCGTTGGCGAACACGATGTGCGGGATCATCCCGTTCTTCCACTGCGCCGACAGCAGCGTGTCGAGTTCGACGACCGCCCGCTCCACGCTCAACGGCGCCAGCCCGACCGCGACGAACGCCGCGTCCCAGCTCCACATGTGCGGGTAGAGGCGGGGCGCGGCGCTGGTCATCGTGCCCAGGTCGTTGCCCCGCAGGAGGTAGGCGGCGCGGGCCGCGAGCTGCGTCGAGGTGAAACCTGGGTCGGTCATCTCCCTATTCTGCGGGGGAGCAGGCCCGCTGGCACCTCGACGGCACTGTGACGATCAGTACCCGGCTTGACGCGGCCCGTTCTGCGCCGCCGAACCGACCGAGCTGAGCATGGTGGTGATGCACAGCCCGACCAGCAGGTTGATCCCCGCGGTCGCGATCTTGGCGTCCAGGTCGGCGACCAGGGTGAACGGCAGAATCACCGCGACGGCCGTCAGCAGCAGGCAGATCCAGGTGAAGAAGGTGAGCGGGCTCGGCATGGCCAGCAACAGCACCATCAACAGCGCCGTGGCCATCAGCGCGGCAGCCGCGGCGGCGAGGGCATACGAGGTGGTGGAGACGGTGCCGTACGCACCCGCGCCCTCGGGCGAGAGGATCGCGATACCGAGCACCCCGCGGATCAGCATGATCGCGACGACCACCAGCAACGCGGCCACCACAGCCGTGCCGATACCGCCTGCCCACAGCTTGCCCACATTGACCTTGGGCTCCGGGTCGCCCTGGGGATAGGGGGGCTGGCCCTGGCCGTACTGGGGCTGGCCCTGGTGCTGGGGGTACTGCGGGTCCGCTGGTCCGTAGTTGTACCGGGGATCGGTCATAGTCCGACGGTACTAGCCGGTGCTGTCATCCGCGCGCGGAAACGGCGAGGGTGTCGAGATCTCGGTGCCCGCTAGCGTGGGATGTATGACGGTGACCAGTACTCCCGCCCAGACCGCACTCATCACCGGCGCGAGCCGCGGACTCGGCGCCGCGATCGCCCGCGAACTCGCGCCCACCCACGAGCTGCTGCTCGGTGCCAGATCCGCCGACGCGCTGAAGCCGATTCTCACCGAATTGCCCGAGGCGACGGGCTGGCCGGTCGCGCTCACCGACTATCCCGCCGTGGCCGCGGCCGCCGCGCAGATCCCGCGACTCGATGTCCTCGTCCACAACGCGGGTATCGCTGACCTCGGAACCGTCGCCGAGTCCTCGGTCGAGCAGTGGCGCGAAACGCTCGAGGTCAATCTGATCGCGGTCGTCGAGCTGACGAGGGCGTTGCTGCCCGCGCTGCGCGCCGCGAACGGGCACGTGGTGCTCATCAATTCGGGTGCGGGACTGCGTGCGCATCCGGGCTGGGGCTCCTACGCGGCCAGCAAGTTCGGGCTGCGCGCGTTCGCCGACGCGCTGCGTCAGGAGGAGCCCGCGCTGCGGGTGACCTCGCTGTTCCCCGGTCGCATCGACACCGATATGCAGCGCGCGATCGTCGCCGACGAGGGCCGCGAGTACCGGCCGGAGGAGTTCCTCACCCCCGAGACGGTGGCCGGCGCCGTGCGAACCGCACTCGACACCCCCGGGGACGGGCACCCGACCGAGATCGTGTTGCGTCCGCGCTGACCACGACCAGGCGATTCGGTATGGTCGCCGGGTAGCCGCGTCAGGGGGTCGGCGCTGGAAATTAGCACAGAGGTGTCCGCTGGTTCAGTCGCGCGATGGATTCGGTGGGTAGCGTCCCGCTGGTTCTCGGCGCCCGGCCGCACATGACTCGAGTAGGGGTTCGTAGTGGATAGACGTCGAATGCTGGCGATGCTGGCTGCCGGAACCGCGGTGGCGCTGACCGGCTGCGCGACCGCCGAGGGCGAGACCGTCGAAGCGGGTTCCGGTGGCGAGATCCCCACACCGCCGCCCGCTCCGGCTCCCGTCCAGCCGCTGCTCCCGCCCCCGCCGGGCGGCCCGAAGTCGATCATCGCTCCGAAGCCCATCACCGCGCTGCCCGGCCAGGGGCTCACCATGGCACTGACGGTCGACGACGGCGCCAGCGCCGAAGTCGTCGGCGCGTACGTGAAATGGGCGAAGGACACCGGCGCCCGCTTCACTTTCTTCGTCACCGGCTACTACGACTCCTGGACCATCCACCGCGACGCGCTGCGCCCGCTGGTGGAGTCGGGCCAGATCCAGCTCGGCAACCACACCTGGGACCATGCCGCGCTGACCAAGATCAGCACCACCGCGGTGGCAGACCAGCTCGGCCGCACGAAAACGTTCCTGCGCAACACCTTCGGTGTCGACGGCACCCCGTTCTATCGCCCGCCGTTCGGATATCACAACGCCACCGTCGACAAGGTGGCCGCCGATCTCGGCTACACCGTCCCCACCATGTGGTACGGCTCCCTCTCCGACTCCGGCCTCATCACCGAGGAATACCTGATCGAGTGCGCCCACAAGTACTTCGCCGCCCAGTCGATCATCATCGGCCACGCCAACTTCCCTCCGGTCACCCGCTGCTACGGCCAGCTGGTCGACATCATCAGGGAACGCAACCTGTCGCTGGTCACGCTGAACGATGTCCTGGAAGTGCGGACCTGATCTCGCGAGAACACGGGTAACTCGCCGGGCACGAGCTAACCCATCCACCTCACAAAAGCTTGCCGCGTCCCCAACTCTCCCGTATGCGGGTCTGGCCGAAAGAGGCGGGGAGGCGGCTACAGCACGATGTTGACCATCTTGCCCGGCACCACGATGATCTTGCGGGGCGCCTGACCGTCGAGCAGGGCGATGACCTTCTCGTCGGCCAGGGCCGCGGCCTCGATCGACGCGGGGTCCGCGTCGGCGGGGACCTGAATCCGGCTGCGAACCTTGCCCTTGACCTGAATCGGGTATTCCACCGAATCCGCCACCAGCAGTGCGGGGTCGGCGGCGGGGAAAGGTCCGTGAGCCAGGGATGTGGTGTGGCCCAGGCGTTCCCACAGTTCTTCGGCGATATGGGGAGCCAGCGGAGCGAGCATCAGCACCAGCGGTTCCACGGCGGCGCGGGGAGCGCCGGTGGGGTAGTTCTTGGTGAGGTGGTTGGTCAGCTCGATCAGCTTGGCACCGGCGGTGTTGTCGCGCAGCGCGGCCAGGTCCTCGTCGACGCCGGCGATGGTGCGGTGCACCAGGCGCAGGGTCTCGTCCGAGGGCGCGGCGTCGGTGGCCTTCACCGTGCCGGTCTCCTCGTCGACCACCAGGCGCCAGACGCGCTGCAGGAAGCGGTGCGCGCCGACGACATCCTTGGTCGCCCACGGGCGGGAGGTGTCCAGCGGACCCATCGACATCTCGTAGAAGCGGAAGGTGTCGGCGCCGTAGAGGTCACACATCTCGTCGGGCGAGATGGCGTTCTTCAGCGACTTGCCGATCTTGCCGTACTCCTGGGCGACCTCGATCTCGACGCCGTCGGGCCCGGTCCAGAAGAACTTCGCGTCCCGCTCGACGACCTCGGCGGCGGGCACGTACGCGCCACGGGAGTCGGTGTAGGCGTAGCCCTGCACGTAGCCCTGGTTGTACAGGCGGCGGTAGGGCTCGCTGCCCGACACATCGCCCAGGTCGAAGAGCACTTTCTGCCAGAACCGCGCGTACAGCAGGTGCAGCACCGCGTGCTCCACACCGCCGACGTACAGGTCGACACCGCCCGGGTCGTTCGGGCCGTGCTCGGCCGTGCGCGGGCCCAGCCAGTACTGCTCGTTCTCCTCGGCGCAGAACGTCTCGGCGTTGGTCGGGTCGGCGTAGCGCAGCTGGTACCACGACGATCCGGCCCAGTTGGGCATGACATTGGTGTCGCGGCGGTACTGCTTGGGCCCGTCGCCCAGATCCAGCTCGACATTCACCCAGTCGGTGGCCTTGGCCAGCGGCGGGGACGGCTCGGAGTCGGCGTCGTCGGCGTCGAAGGTGACCGGCGCGAAGTCCTCCATCTCCGGAAGTTCCACGGGCAGCATGGATTCCGGCAGCGCGTGCGCCACGCCGTCGGCGTCGTAGACGATCGGGAACGGTTCGCCCCAGTACCGCTGACGCGCGAACAGCCAGTCGCGCAGCTTGTACTGGACCGTGCCGGTGCCGTGCCCCTCGGCTTCGAGGTGACCGATCATGGTCGCCTTGGCTTCGTCGACCGAAAGACCGTTCAGGAAGCCGGAATTCACCAGCTTGCCCTCGCCGGAGTGGACCGCCTCGGCGACGTTGCCGCCGTCGATCACCTCGATGATCGGCAGGTTCAGCGCGGTCGCGAAGTCCCAGTCGCGGCTGTCGTGGCCGGGCACCGCCATGATGGCGCCGGTGCCGTAGCCGCTCAGCACGTAGTCGGCGATGAAGATCGGCACCTGCGAGCCGTCGGCGGGGTTGGTGGCGTAGGAGCCGAGGAAGACGCCGGTCTTCTCCTTGTTCTCCTGACGCTCCAGATCCGACTTCGCCGCGATCGACTTGCGGTATGCGGCAACAGCTTCGGTGGGGGTAGCGCTGTCGTTGGTCCAGCGGGCGTCGGTGCCGCCGGGCCAAGCCGCGGCGGTCAGCTTGTCGACCAGTTCGTGCTCGGGGGACAGCACCACGTACGTCGCACCGAACAGGGTGTCGGGCCGGGTGGTGAACACCTCGATGGTCTCGCCGTCGGCGTCGAACCGCACCTGGGCGCCACGCGAACGCCCGATCCAGTTGCGCTGCATGGACTTCACGTTGTCCGGCCAGTCCAGCGTGTCCAGATCGTCGACCAGGCGATCCGAGTAGGAGGTGATGCGCATCATCCACTGCCACATGCGCTTGCGGAACACGGGGAAGTTCCCGCGCTCACTGCGCCCGTCGGCGGTGACCTCTTCGTTCGACAGCACCGTGCCGAGTCCCGGGCACCAGTTGACGATCGAATCGGACTGGTACACCAGGCGATACGAGTCGATCAGCGCGCCGCGCTCGGCGACGGACATGGTGTTCCAGTCACCCTCGGGTACCGGACGCGCGCCGGTGGCGAACTGCTCTTCCAGCTCCGCGATCGGCCGGGCGCGACCGGCTTCCTGGTCGTACCAGGCGTTGTAGATGCGCAGGAAGATCCACTGCGTCCACCGGTAGTACTCGGGGTCGGTCGTGGCGAACGAACGTCGCGGGTCGTGGCCGAGGCCGAGGCGGTCCAGCTGACGCTGCATGGTCGCGATATTGGCTTCGGTGGTCACCCGAGGGTGGGCGCCGGTCTGCACGGCGTACTGCTCGGCGGGCAGACCGAAGGCGTCGTAGCCGAGCGCGTGCAGTACGTTGCGGCCACGCATGCGGTGGTAGCGGCCGAAGACGTCGGTGGCGATATAGCCCAGCGGGTGGCCGACGTGCAGGCCCGCGCCCGAGGGGAACGGGAACATGTCCTGGATGAACAGCTTGTCCGGCGGCGTCTCACCGGCGAGCGGCCCGACGGGGTTGGGCGCGTGGAAGGTGCCGCGCTCGGTCCAGTTCTGCTGCCAGCGGCGTTCGATCCGCCCAGCCAGCTCGGCGTTGTACCGGTGCTGAGGTACGTCAGTCTCGGTTGCACGAGTGTCCTGCACGGTCCTGCCTTCTTGTTCTCGCCGATCCCCGGTAAACATCGTCTAACAGCGTAGAACGTTGATGCGACGTGATTTCCCAAGGGCCGAGAACGCGCCGTTCGGTCCCGTGCGGCCCCGGCGGCGTGTGTGGCCGGTCACCCTCGGCGGGGAGCCCTGATTTCCGGTCTTCACGGGTGCGCTAGCCTGCATGAATGGTCGTCGTCGCTCTCCTGTTGTTCGCGCTGGCCGCGGTCGCCATCGCGACCGGCGTGCTCGGACTGCTCGGCAAACTGCCCCGCAACCGCTTCCTCGGTGTCACCACCGAAGCCGCGCTGCACAGTGACGACAATTTCCGCCTCGCCAACCGCATCGCCGCCCCCACCTCCGTAGGCGCGGGCGCCCTGCTGTTCGCCGGCGGACTGGTCGTGCTGGTAGCGGGCGGCCTCGCGAGCATCGCCGTAGCCGCCCTCGTCGCCGTCATCGCGATCTTCACCCTCGGCGCAGGCGCCAACGCCGCCGCCCGAACAGTAGAACCCCTCCTCCCGCCCGCCCCCACCGGCGGCTGCGGCTCCTCCTGCGGCGGCTGCTCCCTGCGCGACACCTGCGCCCCCGCCAACTGAATCCTCTGGCGGCAGGGTCCTGCGTTCCGGTACAACAGGAAGCAGGACTTTGATCGGGGGGAACTGTGAAGGTTGTTGGGGCTGGGCTTGTTCTGGCGTTGATCGGGGCGATCGCCAGCGGGTATTCGGCGACTGCCGGGCTCGTGCTGCTTGTCATCGGGGTGGTCGCCGTTGTGGTCGGCGGCGTTCTCGTCTTTCGTGATCCCGGGGGTTCGCAAAAGTCGAAGCGGTGGTGGGCTGGGGGTGCCTCCGCGGGTGGGGCCAGCTGGTTCGGTGGCGGTGGCGGGCAGTCGCACGGCGGCAGTGGTGGAAACAGCAGCAGCGGTGGGCACGGCGGCGGTGGCTGTGGTGGCGGCGGATGTGGCGGTGGCGGCGGCGAATGATCGCTGACCGCGGCCTCGGCAGTGGTTGAACCACAAGGGGATTGCAAGAACGCGTGGTTACGGTCGGCCCCGACATACCGGTCCAGGTAGGAGGGTCCATGAGCTTCAGCGACGTAGTCACCACTGTTCTCGCGCTTCTGGTCGGAGTGGTCGGCGTGGTGGGAATCGTGACCGTGCCCGTCATGGCCGTCCTGGCGATTGTTCAGCAGCTGTCGGATCCGGCGGGGCGACCGGAAAGGCGCGCACGGATCGCCGCGAATCGACGGGCGCGGGAACTGGCGCGGGCGCGGAATCGGCGACGGGGAGGCAGCTCGGGGTCGAGCTGGAGTTCGGCGAGTACCGGGTGGTCCAGCGGCGCGAGCAGTAGTAGCGACAGCGGTAGCAGTTGGTCGGGCAGTTGCGACTCAGGGTCGACCAGCAGTTGTGGTGGCGGTAGCAGCAGCAGTTGTGGTGGCGGCAGCAGCTGCTGAGCGCCAGTCGTGCAGTGAAAGCAGTAGGTAATTCGGTGTCGCCGGTCCGCGCGACGCTCGTCTCGGGGGAGGAATCATGGTCTTTGTGGTGGCGTTCATCGTCGCTGTGGTCGGGCTGTTGATCGGGGGTGGAACGGGGGCCGTGCTGCTGGCGGCGACGATTGTGCTGGTGGTGTTCGGGCTCGTCGTGCTCGGTGCCACGCCGGAAGCCAGAAACGAACGGGATGCGGCTGCGGCTCGCCGGGCCCGGCGGCGCGCGGCGGCGGGGCAGACGCGGAGTGCGAAGAGTCGGCGACGGTCGTCGTCCAGTGGTCGTGGTGGCGGCGATTCGTCGACCGGTGGTGATTGACGGGCGATGCGGCGGGGGCGCTTTTCGCGGACCGTAATCAGAGCCGCTGACCAGGCGTTCTCACTGCTGGTCGGCTGCAAGGGAATTGCAAGCGTGCGGGGTTACGGTCGGTCGACATACCGATAGGGGGACCCATGAACTTCGTCGACGTGATCGCCACACTGTTCGCGATCGTCGTACTCGCGGTGGTGCTCGTCGCAGTGCCGGTGGCGATCATCGTGGCGATCGTTCGGGCGACCGATACCCCGGCCAACAGGACCCGGCGCGCGCAGCGAGCCGCTAACGCACAGTGGACACGCACTCAGATGCGGGCGAGGCGCGCAAGCTCGAGTAGTTGGGGCTCCAGCGACAGCAGTTGGTCCAGCGGCAGCGTCTGGTCGGCGGGTGACTCAGGATCCAGCAGCGGTAGCAGCTGTGGCGGAGGCAGCAGCAGCAGTTGCGGCGGGGGAAGTAGTAGCAGTTGCGGCGGCGGCAGTAGCTGCTGACATCGGAACGGAGAATCCGCATGATCTACGGCGCGGGCATTCTGGTCGCCCTGATCGGGGTGATCGCCACCAGCCATTCGCTGCCGGCCGGCCTCGCCCTGCTCGGCTTCGCGGTAGCACTCCTGGTGATCGGTGGTGTGCTGAGTTCGCGGAATTCGCGCCGCCTGCGGTCGAAATATCAGCGTCCGCGGATCGACACGGGCGGCAAGGCCGGTCGGCGCGGGATCGACGACGCGGACTCGCTGAGCCAGACCTACGGGCAGGGCTACAGCGGTGGCGGTTTCAGTGGTAGCGGTGGGCGGGGAGTGAGGAGCTGTTATGCGTTCTGACCTGCGAGGAAGCAGAGAATACCTGGCCGGGGCACTGGTGCTGCTGGTCATCGGGCTGATTTCGGCGGCCTCCGGGTGGATGTACACGGAGGCGATCCTGTTCGGCGCGCTGGTGTTCTTCGCCCTGGGCGTCACCCGGATCGTGCTGCGGCCGAAACGGCGTTCCGGCGACACGACGCGAAGGTCGAAATGGTTCGCCGCGGGTAGTGCCGGGGCAGGGTTCGCCGGGTCCGGCGACGGCGGAAGCGGTGACGGTAGCGGCGGGGGCAGCTGCGGTGGTGGGAGTGGATGCGGCGGCGGCGGAGGCGGTTGTGGGGGTGGCGGCGGGTGCTGAGCCGCGGATGACCGGGACCTGGTGGAGGGTCCGGGTCCCGGTCGTGGTGGCCCGGCGGGTAGCCGGGTCGGGTTCCGTCGAGTTACCGCAGGTCGACGAGTGCGGCGTGGACGGCGTGGCCCGCAACGGGATCGCCGACCGTGATGCGCGCGCTCCCGTCCGGGTAGGCCTTCGCTTTGATACCGGCGCGGCGCAGGGCGGTGGCTACGCCGGGACCGGGTAGGTAGAGGAAGTTCGCGTGACTGGCAGGCACGTCGATTCCGCAGGCACGCAGTGTAATTCGCAGTCGATCGCGTTCGCCGTTGATGCGGTCGACCCGGTCACGGAGCTCCGCTCCCGCCCCGTAGGCGGCGCGCACCGCGGCGACGGACGCGGTGGGCGTGCCGAAAGGCAACTGCTGATGGCGAATTCGTTCGACCAGTTTTCCGCGACCCACGCAGTAGCCGATCCGAAGCCCGGCCAGCCCGTACGCCTTGGAGAAGGTGCGCAGAATCAGCAGATTCGGGTGGCGGCGCAGCAAGGTGTGGATATCGAGACGATCTGCCGGATCGAGGAATTCGACGTAGGCCTCGTCGAGCAGCACCGGTACGCGATGGGGGATCGCGGCGAGGAAAGTGCGGACGGCCGCCGCGTCGAGGACGGTGCCGGTGGGGTTGTGCGGCCGGCAGAGCACGACCAGGGAGGTACGCCGGTTCACCGCGCGGCGCATGGCGGCCAGGTCCTGACCGCCGCCGGAATCGAGCGGAATCGGGACGAGCGTCATCCCGGCCATCTCGGCCATGATCGGATAGCCGTCGAAAGTAGGTGTGCTGGTGAGGAGTTCGCCGCCGTCGAGCGCCCGCATCACCTGCATCGCGACACCGGTGGCCCCGGCGCCGACCACCACATCATCGGGTGAGACCCCGAGGTGGTCGGCGATGACCCGGGGCAGTTCCTCCGGCAGGAATTCCGGATACCGGTTGGCCTGGATGAGTGCGGCCGTCACCGCCGCCAGCACCGAAGGTAGTGGCGCGAAA
It includes:
- a CDS encoding glycoside hydrolase family 25 protein, translating into MDTKRWSSTVRGCVALIALACALPATAQAQPSGPDVSSWQHVDGRMIDWHAVRAAGHQFAMVKATEGLHYINPFFVQDSILMRTAGVARGTYHFARPELPPEPQAAMYAATVLGQNGPLDLPPVLDLETAGGLAPAALIDWTHRYLNTVRTLTGRTPVIYTYPHFWKTAMADTSAFTGYPLWIADYSGNDQPEVPGNWPTWTFWQTTDRGAVPGISGGTDVNIYSGAQGDLAQFANMSGLFGSS
- a CDS encoding pentapeptide repeat-containing protein yields the protein MARKREVRFEPAVAKPGALRPAVSPGDDPIDELTVTDVEYRDADFAERHVSGVSAESCLFDSVRFPSTLRHSTLAESTLRVCDLANVQADDSTMIETLIENGRLTGLSWTAGVLRDVLIDSTRADLSSFAQSRLRTVVFRDCDLRQADFQSTEFRNVRFERCNLVGARFTGARIQQHLRFEDCDLTGIYGITALRGATINGGDPQGLASTLARELGITVEWQTGLDEN
- the ggh gene encoding glucosylglycerate hydrolase, giving the protein MTDPGFTSTQLAARAAYLLRGNDLGTMTSAAPRLYPHMWSWDAAFVAVGLAPLSVERAVVELDTLLSAQWKNGMIPHIVFANGVDGYFPGPARWECRKLASNAPDGPDTSGITQPPVHAIAVQRILDHSRRHGRSTRAVAEEFLNRRWPDLVRWHRWLAHARDPKENGRITLYHGWESGMDNSPRWDRAYANVVPGADLPPYRRADTSIISDPTQRPSDREYDRYLWLVEQMRRADYDDFQLTSVMSFAVEDVFVSAIFALACEVLADIGEEYKQPHADVRELHGWAERFRKGVVATTDERTGAAKDYDVRLQRWISTETLAMFAPLISGGLPRHAERALLNTFEGPRFCGHPDLRYALPPSTSPVAKDFRSREYWRGPVWPVMSWLFSWAFARRGWAERSYMLRAEGLRQASDGSFAEYYEPFTGAPLGSMQQSWTAASVLDWLG
- a CDS encoding DUF6069 family protein codes for the protein MTDPRYNYGPADPQYPQHQGQPQYGQGQPPYPQGDPEPKVNVGKLWAGGIGTAVVAALLVVVAIMLIRGVLGIAILSPEGAGAYGTVSTTSYALAAAAAALMATALLMVLLLAMPSPLTFFTWICLLLTAVAVILPFTLVADLDAKIATAGINLLVGLCITTMLSSVGSAAQNGPRQAGY
- a CDS encoding SDR family oxidoreductase → MTVTSTPAQTALITGASRGLGAAIARELAPTHELLLGARSADALKPILTELPEATGWPVALTDYPAVAAAAAQIPRLDVLVHNAGIADLGTVAESSVEQWRETLEVNLIAVVELTRALLPALRAANGHVVLINSGAGLRAHPGWGSYAASKFGLRAFADALRQEEPALRVTSLFPGRIDTDMQRAIVADEGREYRPEEFLTPETVAGAVRTALDTPGDGHPTEIVLRPR
- a CDS encoding polysaccharide deacetylase family protein; the protein is MLAMLAAGTAVALTGCATAEGETVEAGSGGEIPTPPPAPAPVQPLLPPPPGGPKSIIAPKPITALPGQGLTMALTVDDGASAEVVGAYVKWAKDTGARFTFFVTGYYDSWTIHRDALRPLVESGQIQLGNHTWDHAALTKISTTAVADQLGRTKTFLRNTFGVDGTPFYRPPFGYHNATVDKVAADLGYTVPTMWYGSLSDSGLITEEYLIECAHKYFAAQSIIIGHANFPPVTRCYGQLVDIIRERNLSLVTLNDVLEVRT
- the leuS gene encoding leucine--tRNA ligase translates to MQDTRATETDVPQHRYNAELAGRIERRWQQNWTERGTFHAPNPVGPLAGETPPDKLFIQDMFPFPSGAGLHVGHPLGYIATDVFGRYHRMRGRNVLHALGYDAFGLPAEQYAVQTGAHPRVTTEANIATMQRQLDRLGLGHDPRRSFATTDPEYYRWTQWIFLRIYNAWYDQEAGRARPIAELEEQFATGARPVPEGDWNTMSVAERGALIDSYRLVYQSDSIVNWCPGLGTVLSNEEVTADGRSERGNFPVFRKRMWQWMMRITSYSDRLVDDLDTLDWPDNVKSMQRNWIGRSRGAQVRFDADGETIEVFTTRPDTLFGATYVVLSPEHELVDKLTAAAWPGGTDARWTNDSATPTEAVAAYRKSIAAKSDLERQENKEKTGVFLGSYATNPADGSQVPIFIADYVLSGYGTGAIMAVPGHDSRDWDFATALNLPIIEVIDGGNVAEAVHSGEGKLVNSGFLNGLSVDEAKATMIGHLEAEGHGTGTVQYKLRDWLFARQRYWGEPFPIVYDADGVAHALPESMLPVELPEMEDFAPVTFDADDADSEPSPPLAKATDWVNVELDLGDGPKQYRRDTNVMPNWAGSSWYQLRYADPTNAETFCAEENEQYWLGPRTAEHGPNDPGGVDLYVGGVEHAVLHLLYARFWQKVLFDLGDVSGSEPYRRLYNQGYVQGYAYTDSRGAYVPAAEVVERDAKFFWTGPDGVEIEVAQEYGKIGKSLKNAISPDEMCDLYGADTFRFYEMSMGPLDTSRPWATKDVVGAHRFLQRVWRLVVDEETGTVKATDAAPSDETLRLVHRTIAGVDEDLAALRDNTAGAKLIELTNHLTKNYPTGAPRAAVEPLVLMLAPLAPHIAEELWERLGHTTSLAHGPFPAADPALLVADSVEYPIQVKGKVRSRIQVPADADPASIEAAALADEKVIALLDGQAPRKIIVVPGKMVNIVL
- a CDS encoding SdpI family protein yields the protein MVVVALLLFALAAVAIATGVLGLLGKLPRNRFLGVTTEAALHSDDNFRLANRIAAPTSVGAGALLFAGGLVVLVAGGLASIAVAALVAVIAIFTLGAGANAAARTVEPLLPPAPTGGCGSSCGGCSLRDTCAPAN
- a CDS encoding pyridoxal phosphate-dependent aminotransferase — its product is MTVRLVEPTTPSHRFRTTATPTLFDLGLSENPFAPLPSVLAAVTAALIQANRYPEFLPEELPRVIADHLGVSPDDVVVGAGATGVAMQVMRALDGGELLTSTPTFDGYPIMAEMAGMTLVPIPLDSGGGQDLAAMRRAVNRRTSLVVLCRPHNPTGTVLDAAAVRTFLAAIPHRVPVLLDEAYVEFLDPADRLDIHTLLRRHPNLLILRTFSKAYGLAGLRIGYCVGRGKLVERIRHQQLPFGTPTASVAAVRAAYGAGAELRDRVDRINGERDRLRITLRACGIDVPASHANFLYLPGPGVATALRRAGIKAKAYPDGSARITVGDPVAGHAVHAALVDLR